A single genomic interval of Lathyrus oleraceus cultivar Zhongwan6 chromosome 7, CAAS_Psat_ZW6_1.0, whole genome shotgun sequence harbors:
- the LOC127102041 gene encoding uncharacterized protein LOC127102041, with protein sequence MDDDDPRSDVEYNHVEENEVDLAELKPGPPYVCKLLTPSNGKNPVEPEKSDKFPKKSYTLNVMRSSIFWLALERELGNDVFECKKVLSLIQEAGLMKTVTGFGKCYEMLVKEFIVNISKECDNKRSKEFRKVYVRGRCVDFSPEIIKRFLGRNEEEQAKIEVSDNVICKEITTKQVKEWPRRKMSASALSVKYVVLHKIGVVNRVATNHTSNIAIGLGKFIYIIGTKLNFDFGSYVFYQTMKHDASYVVKMPIVFPSLICGVILSQHPSILINSDSTCKTDPPVLLHYRLFTEKYVPDIVMTSGHTSSRSTDRTNILTDMKNTCKTLDDTIHNYTERKCKIEMLIKALSKEEGGEKAYGNDEEEDKKDITVTSDEEKTSSYDD encoded by the exons ATGGATGACGATGACCCAAGGTCGGATGTTGAATACAATCATGTTGAGGAGAACGAGGTCGACTTGGCTGAGTTAAAGCCAGGACCCCCATATGTGTGTAAGCTTCTTACACCATCAAATGGGAAGAATCCCGTTGAGCCTGAAAAGAGTGACAAATTCCCCAAGAAAAGCTATACTTTAAATGTGATGAGATCTTCGATCTTTTG GTTAGCATTGGAAAGGGAATTAGGGAATGATGTGTTTGAATGTAAAAAGGTGCTGAGTCTGATTCAAGAAGCTGGTCTGATGAAAACTGTAACAGGTTTTGGGAAGTGCTATGAAATGCTGGTCAAAGAATTTATTGTGAACATATCCAAAGAGTGTGACAACAAAAGGAGCAAGGAGTTTAGAAAAGTGTATGTCAGAGGAAGATGTGTAGATTTTTCTCCTGAAATAATCAAGAGGTTTTTGGGAAGAAATGAAGAAGAACAAGCTAAAATTGAAGTCTCAGACAATGTCATCTGTAAAGAGATCACTACTAAGCAAGTAAAAGAATGGCCAAGGAGAAAAATGTCTGCTAGTGCCTTGAGTGTCAAGTATGTTGTTCTCCACAAAATCGGAGTTGTGAATAGGGTGGCTACCAATCACACCTCCAATATAGCTATTGGACTAGGTAAGTTCATCTATATTATTGGTACCAAGTTAAATTTTGATTTTGGGTCTTATGTTTTTTATCAGACTATGAAACATGATGCATCTTATGTTGTGAAAATGCCTATAGTGTTTCCCTCTTTGATTTGTGGAGTTATCCTGAGTCAACACCCTAGCATATTGATCAATTCTGATAGTACTTGCAAAACGGACCCTCCTGTCTTATTGCATTATAGACTGTTCACTGAGAAATATGTCCcagacattgtcatgacatctggaCATACTTCTTCAAGGTCCACTGACAGAACAAACATCCTTACTGATATGAAAAACACTTGCAAGACTTTGGACGATACTATACATAATTATACTGAAAGGAAATGCAAAATTGAAATGTTGATTAAGGCTCTTTCTAAAGAGGAAGGTGGTGAGAAAGCTTATGGAAATGATGAGGAAGAGGATAAGAAAGACATAACTGTTACTAGTGATGAGGAAAAGACTAGCAGTTATGATGATTAA